A DNA window from Vigna angularis cultivar LongXiaoDou No.4 chromosome 1, ASM1680809v1, whole genome shotgun sequence contains the following coding sequences:
- the LOC108328923 gene encoding UDP-glycosyltransferase 84B2, whose product MSEDKRIHVLMVSMSLQGHINPMFKFAKHLLSKGVHVTIATTEDGRDGMLKNTKPSNLTNSTNINNSHNSKNDSGIELVFFSDGLDLDFDRSDTESLVNTIRENGPKNLSTLITDLTKVHNYSCVIVNPFVPWAIDVVVEHGIPCALLWIQACAAYSIYYRYLKNIDPFPNMDDLDEKVHLPGLPPFEVRDSPSFILPSTPYHFRTVIKELFQAMDKVTWVLGTSCYEIEEEIVNSMASLTPIYAVGPLVSPFLLGEKERSDVSVDMWIPEDSCIEWLETMPDSSVIYVSFGSLLSLSQKQVGNIAMALKNSNKAFLWVIKPSNGESNNVAELPVEFLEETKERGLVVRWCSQEKVLMHRSVACFVTHCGWNSTLETLVTGVPVIAWPFWSDQATNAMLMEKVFRNGVRVKYGEDGIVETEEIERCIKDVTEGPRAEEFKKRAMKMKELARKTLQEDGTSTKNINKFITELIVENPARA is encoded by the coding sequence ATGTCAGAAGACAAAAGAATTCATGTTCTAATGGTGTCAATGTCCCTACAAGGCCACATCAATCCCATGTTTAAGTTCGCCAAGCACCTTCTCTCAAAGGGCGTTCATGTCACAATCGCCACCACCGAAGATGGCCGCGACGGCATGctcaagaacacaaaaccctccAATCTCACAAACAGCACAAACATCAACAATTCCCATAACTCCAAAAACGATTCAGGAATCGAACTCGTGTTCTTTTCTGATGGCCTTGACCTCGACTTTGACCGTTCCGACACGGAGTCACTGGTGAATACTATCCGTGAAAATGGTCCCAAAAACCTCTCCACTCTCATCACCGACCTCACCAAAGTTCATAATTACTCATGTGTTATTGTCAACCCCTTCGTGCCTTGGGCTATCGATGTGGTAGTGGAGCATGGTATCCCATGTGCGCTGCTTTGGATCCAGGCTTGTGCTGCGTATTCCATTTACTATCGTTACTTGAAGAATATTGATCCTTTTCCAAATATGGATGACCTCGATGAGAAGGTGCATTTGCCAGGACTGCCACCGTTTGAGGTTAGGGATAGTCCTTCTTTTATACTCCCTTCCACCCCTTATCACTTTAGGACTGTTATAAAAGAATTGTTCCAGGCTATGGATAAGGTGACTTGGGTTTTAGGTACTTCGTGTTACGAAATCGAGGAAGAGATTGTGAATTCGATGGCGTCATTAACCCCTATTTACGCTGTTGGACCATTGGTGTCACCGTTTCTTTTgggagaaaaggaaagaagtGATGTCAGTGTGGATATGTGGATTCCTGAGGATTCCTGCATAGAGTGGCTTGAGACTATGCCAGATTCTTCAGTTATCTATGTTTCCTTCGGTAGCTTGCTTTCGTTGTCACAGAAGCAGGTTGGTAACATAGCTATGGCTCTGAAGAACAGTAACAAGGCGTTTCTGTGGGTGATTAAGCCGAGTAATGGCGAGTCCAACAATGTTGCTGAATTGCCAGTTGAATTTTTGGAGGAAACTAAGGAGAGGGGTTTGGTGGTGAGATGGTGCTCTCAGGAGAAGGTATTGATGCACCGTTCTGTGGCTTGTTTCGTAACGCATTGTGGGTGGAACTCCACGCTTGAGACTTTGGTTACCGGTGTGCCTGTTATTGCTTGGCCTTTTTGGTCGGATCAGGCAACCAATGCCATGCTCATGGAGAAGGTTTTTCGCAATGGTGTTAGGGTGAAGTATGGGGAAGATGGGATTGTGGAGACAGAAGAGATTGAAAGGTGCATTAAGGATGTTACAGAAGGGCCAAGAGCAGAAGAGTTTAAGAAGAGAGCAATGAAAATGAAGGAGTTAGCACGGAAAACATTACAGGAGGATGGTACCTCTACCAAGAATATTAATAAGTTCATCACTGAACTGATTGTTGAGAATCCAGCTAGGGCTTGA